The following coding sequences lie in one Rhizobium sp. ZPR4 genomic window:
- a CDS encoding helix-turn-helix domain-containing protein — protein sequence MTEPSDHCGIGYSHGLAVTLRIIAGKWKPLILYFLLDGPKRYGELKRTIKGVSDKVLIQQLKELEADRVLARTDYKEVPPRVDYALTPLGRSLAVAIVPLCTWGTQNMAEMENIFAGRETLTKLSE from the coding sequence ATGACTGAGCCTTCAGATCACTGCGGTATAGGGTACTCGCACGGACTTGCCGTGACGCTTCGCATCATTGCAGGCAAATGGAAGCCACTGATCCTCTACTTCCTCCTCGATGGCCCGAAGCGCTACGGCGAGCTCAAGCGCACGATAAAGGGCGTTAGCGACAAGGTGCTGATCCAGCAATTGAAGGAGCTGGAGGCCGATCGCGTTCTGGCACGGACCGATTACAAGGAGGTACCGCCCCGTGTGGACTACGCGCTGACCCCTCTTGGCCGCAGCCTGGCCGTCGCGATTGTCCCGCTATGCACCTGGGGGACCCAGAACATGGCGGAAATGGAAAACATCTTTGCCGGGCGCGAGACTTTGACCAAGCTGTCCGAATAA
- a CDS encoding isocitrate/isopropylmalate dehydrogenase family protein — protein sequence MKISVTECDGIGPEITAATLEVLKATDKAFGLGLEYEFEDTGFTSLAKYGTTLRDEVLDRARKADGIILGPQSHMDYPARDKGGVNVSAGYRVKLDLYANVRPARSRAFLNDAKKMDLVIMREATEGFYPDRNMVAGTGEFMPTEDVALSVRKITAHACERIARQAFVLAMKRDKRVTAVHKANNFILTDGLFMKQVRKVAEEFPEVKLNDFIIDAMAAHLVRDPSRFDVIVTTNFYADILSDLASELSGSLGLAGSINANAELGLVCAQAQHGSAPDIQGKNIANPTSLILSAAMMLSWLGEQRKLANFEAAGAEIERAVDEILADPAKRTRDLGGNVNTDVFGSYVAQAVGDSGSRKKAANA from the coding sequence ATGAAAATTTCGGTTACGGAGTGCGACGGCATCGGTCCGGAAATCACTGCTGCAACGTTGGAAGTGCTAAAGGCGACGGATAAGGCCTTCGGTCTCGGGTTGGAGTACGAATTCGAAGACACGGGTTTCACCAGTCTCGCGAAATATGGCACGACGCTCCGCGATGAAGTTCTGGACCGCGCCCGCAAGGCCGACGGCATCATTCTGGGGCCGCAGTCTCATATGGACTATCCGGCTCGCGACAAGGGCGGCGTCAACGTTTCCGCCGGTTACCGCGTGAAACTCGATCTTTACGCGAACGTGCGGCCGGCGCGGTCACGCGCTTTCCTGAACGACGCCAAGAAGATGGACCTCGTTATCATGCGCGAGGCCACCGAGGGCTTCTACCCGGACCGCAACATGGTCGCCGGGACGGGCGAGTTCATGCCGACGGAGGATGTTGCTCTGTCCGTCCGCAAGATTACGGCACATGCCTGCGAACGCATCGCCCGCCAGGCGTTCGTGCTGGCGATGAAGCGCGACAAGCGCGTCACGGCCGTCCACAAGGCCAATAACTTCATTCTGACCGATGGCCTCTTCATGAAGCAGGTACGCAAGGTTGCCGAAGAGTTCCCGGAGGTAAAGCTCAACGACTTTATCATCGACGCAATGGCGGCACATCTGGTGCGCGATCCGTCTCGCTTCGACGTGATCGTCACGACCAACTTCTATGCGGATATTCTCAGCGATCTGGCTTCCGAGCTTTCGGGCAGCCTTGGTCTGGCAGGTTCGATCAATGCGAACGCCGAGCTTGGTCTGGTCTGCGCTCAGGCTCAGCATGGCTCTGCTCCGGATATCCAAGGCAAGAATATCGCCAATCCAACGTCGCTGATCCTGTCGGCTGCAATGATGCTCAGCTGGCTTGGTGAGCAGCGCAAGCTTGCGAATTTCGAGGCGGCTGGCGCCGAGATCGAACGTGCCGTGGACGAGATCCTCGCAGACCCGGCAAAGCGCACTCGCGACCTTGGCGGGAATGTGAACACCGATGTGTTCGGCTCATACGTCGCCCAGGCGGTCGGCGACAGCGGCTCCAGGAAAAAGGCGGCAAACGCCTAA